In Acidiphilium acidophilum, one genomic interval encodes:
- a CDS encoding trimeric intracellular cation channel family protein: MATVQLFVPILDLGGTFVFAISGAVAAVNRRLDIFGILVLSFVTGNFGGIARDVLIGAVPPAALSEIRYLLVSVIAGLITFFWYSGVDRLRSPVLLFDAAGLAFFAVAGAQKAIEFGLSPVMAALLGMLTGIGGGVTRDVLLAEIPHVLRSDLYAVAALAGASIVVVGDMLGISYEVSALIGGALCFGLRFMAIRHGWNLPIAHLSAQARAGTDPSNDIKSN; this comes from the coding sequence ATGGCAACCGTTCAACTTTTTGTGCCTATTCTTGATCTGGGCGGTACCTTCGTCTTCGCGATTAGTGGAGCGGTTGCCGCCGTCAATCGTCGTCTCGATATTTTCGGAATCCTTGTCTTGTCATTTGTCACGGGGAATTTCGGTGGGATTGCGCGTGACGTGCTGATTGGCGCGGTGCCTCCGGCCGCCCTAAGCGAGATTAGATATTTGCTGGTTTCAGTCATTGCAGGTCTTATTACATTTTTTTGGTATTCCGGCGTCGACCGCCTGCGTAGTCCCGTACTACTATTCGACGCGGCGGGACTAGCATTCTTTGCCGTTGCTGGAGCCCAGAAGGCGATTGAGTTTGGATTAAGCCCAGTTATGGCAGCTCTGCTAGGCATGCTGACCGGCATCGGCGGCGGCGTGACGCGAGACGTTCTACTTGCAGAAATCCCTCATGTGCTTCGCAGTGACTTATATGCTGTTGCAGCATTGGCTGGCGCGTCCATCGTGGTTGTCGGCGATATGTTAGGTATCTCGTATGAAGTTTCGGCACTTATAGGAGGGGCGTTGTGCTTCGGCCTCCGCTTTATGGCGATCAGACACGGCTGGAATTTACCTATCGCGCATCTGTCCGCGCAAGCACGAGCGGGAACAGATCCTTCGAACGATATAAAATCCAACTGA
- a CDS encoding amidohydrolase: MAGQNSLKNASAVLANLSALLPDLEASYKDIHAHPELSMHETRTAGIAADRLAKAGYEVTTGVGVTGVVGLLCNGEGPTVMLRADMDALPIAENTGLDYASKISATDAEGNTVPVGHMCGHDMHVAWLIGAATLLSQARDAWKGTLMVVFQPGEETAQGAQAMIDDGLLKRFPMPDVVLGQHVMVGPAGTVAGSAGPITSAADSLQIRLFGRGAHGSMPQASIDPVVMAASVVLRLQTIVSREIAAADAAVVTVGVLQAGTKENVIPDEAIIKLNVRTFDAGVRAHVLAAIERIVNAEAQASGAPRKPEITPLDRYPLNVNDETASNRIAAAFRDYFSPERVKHTGPAPASEDFGCFGTAWHVPSVFWFVGGNDPKTYADAKAAGKLNELPVNHSPQFAPVLHPTMETGVETLVVGALAWLEAG, encoded by the coding sequence ATGGCCGGCCAAAATTCGCTAAAAAATGCGTCCGCCGTGCTGGCGAACCTGAGCGCGCTGCTACCCGACCTTGAAGCATCTTATAAAGATATCCACGCCCATCCGGAATTGTCGATGCACGAGACCCGGACCGCGGGCATCGCCGCCGATCGGCTCGCGAAAGCCGGTTACGAGGTGACGACGGGGGTTGGCGTTACCGGTGTGGTGGGATTGCTCTGTAATGGCGAAGGCCCGACCGTGATGCTACGTGCCGACATGGACGCATTGCCGATCGCCGAGAACACTGGCCTTGACTATGCAAGCAAGATTTCGGCGACGGATGCCGAGGGGAATACCGTGCCGGTGGGCCATATGTGCGGCCACGACATGCATGTGGCCTGGTTGATCGGAGCCGCGACATTGTTGTCGCAGGCGCGGGACGCCTGGAAAGGCACATTGATGGTCGTATTCCAACCGGGAGAAGAGACCGCGCAAGGTGCGCAGGCGATGATCGATGACGGTCTCCTGAAACGCTTCCCCATGCCCGATGTGGTCCTTGGCCAACATGTTATGGTCGGGCCGGCTGGCACCGTTGCCGGCAGTGCCGGACCCATCACGTCGGCGGCAGATAGTCTGCAAATTCGTCTGTTCGGCCGCGGCGCTCATGGATCCATGCCGCAGGCAAGTATCGATCCGGTTGTCATGGCGGCGTCTGTCGTTCTGCGGCTCCAGACCATTGTGTCTCGCGAGATTGCCGCGGCGGATGCAGCCGTCGTCACGGTTGGCGTGTTGCAGGCCGGCACGAAGGAGAACGTTATCCCTGATGAAGCGATCATCAAGCTCAATGTCCGAACCTTCGATGCCGGTGTGCGCGCGCACGTGCTCGCGGCCATCGAAAGGATCGTCAACGCCGAGGCGCAAGCCTCCGGCGCGCCGCGCAAACCAGAGATTACGCCGCTCGACCGTTATCCGCTTAACGTCAATGATGAAACAGCGAGCAATCGAATCGCCGCGGCTTTTCGTGATTATTTTTCTCCCGAGCGGGTCAAGCACACCGGGCCGGCGCCGGCCAGCGAGGATTTTGGCTGCTTTGGGACGGCATGGCATGTACCTTCGGTATTTTGGTTCGTGGGCGGGAATGATCCGAAAACCTATGCCGACGCGAAGGCGGCTGGTAAGCTGAATGAACTGCCGGTCAACCACAGCCCGCAATTCGCCCCTGTACTGCACCCGACCATGGAAACCGGCGTTGAAACATTGGTTGTTGGCGCATTGGCTTGGCTTGAGGCAGGCTGA
- a CDS encoding creatininase, whose translation MSIMMNELSWPEYRQRILAGAVVFLPVGATEQHGHHMPLGVDVFLPMAISKMIAKNLDGLVAPGLAYGYKSQPRSGGGNHYIGTTSLSAASLIGSLKDVLLEFARHGCRKLVIMNGHYENAMFEVEAIDLALQDMRCRGVHDFKILKIDYFEFIPEKTLQMLFPDGFPGWALEHAAVFETSLMLHFHPELVHMDRLVDEQPANFPPYDVYPTNLGPIPPSGVLSKACSATAAKGLKIADDFDELITMSIKEEFGIA comes from the coding sequence ATGAGTATCATGATGAACGAGTTGTCGTGGCCCGAATATAGACAAAGGATTCTGGCTGGTGCCGTTGTGTTTCTTCCAGTCGGCGCCACCGAACAGCACGGGCATCATATGCCTTTGGGAGTCGATGTCTTTCTTCCCATGGCGATCTCAAAGATGATCGCGAAAAATTTGGATGGACTGGTGGCGCCCGGTCTCGCTTATGGTTACAAATCACAGCCGCGCTCGGGTGGCGGCAATCACTATATTGGAACAACGAGTCTGTCCGCCGCCAGTCTCATCGGATCGCTGAAGGATGTATTGCTCGAATTCGCCCGGCACGGCTGCCGTAAGCTCGTGATTATGAATGGCCATTATGAAAATGCCATGTTTGAAGTCGAAGCCATCGATCTGGCTCTGCAGGACATGCGATGCCGGGGTGTTCATGACTTCAAAATTTTGAAAATCGATTATTTTGAGTTCATTCCTGAAAAGACGCTGCAGATGCTGTTTCCGGATGGTTTTCCCGGATGGGCATTGGAGCATGCGGCGGTTTTCGAGACGTCCCTGATGCTGCATTTTCATCCCGAACTCGTGCACATGGACAGGCTAGTAGACGAACAGCCGGCGAACTTTCCGCCCTATGATGTCTATCCGACGAACCTTGGCCCCATTCCACCCTCAGGTGTGCTGTCGAAAGCTTGTTCCGCAACGGCAGCTAAAGGTCTGAAAATTGCCGATGATTTCGATGAACTGATTACGATGAGTATCAAAGAAGAGTTTGGGATAGCTTAA
- a CDS encoding cytosine permease: MPDPRSPYFPDIRLLNHEMRTHDENLGEALTYDLAYDVVPEEARRSPLAMGMLWVATLANFSAMFVGFAAQQSGQSLHDLLIGCGIGTACLCVYGILAGCLGAVTGQMQPFLARAVFGKFGSVLVSVFLIVMGSGWYSFQAVYTGQLLQGLFPVLTSTMIIAVVFTLLMATNNIIGFKGIGVFGRLVAPFVLFIVVYSLWEALSTTPAHVLWATPKIPDTTSIVATATLIVGAGVYGNEPDVWRFSRRDFKSVGLPMVLSYVVGLFLFPIAGWVMALTSVGSNPAQQANVIVHYLFGSVPFAAIIILVSQFVLNDMNLYESINAMTNVFNMKRYYSIAILLAGGCALSAWMATAASQTVFFIVAGIGASTVPTATTLMAIDVLLLPKLFGIKRDLSVVRRWRDLKSTNWIGIVSLIFGVVVSVVLSIPGNVIPNFGLSVGIAPVEGWAASVILYLVLILAMRRTESFHQILGLLETGAVAAE, translated from the coding sequence ATGCCTGACCCCCGCTCGCCCTATTTTCCAGACATCAGGTTGCTCAATCATGAAATGAGAACCCATGATGAAAATCTGGGTGAGGCTCTTACCTACGATCTCGCATATGACGTTGTCCCGGAGGAGGCCAGGCGCAGCCCACTCGCGATGGGCATGCTATGGGTGGCGACGCTGGCGAATTTTTCGGCCATGTTTGTCGGCTTCGCCGCGCAGCAATCCGGCCAGTCCCTCCATGACCTGCTGATCGGCTGCGGGATCGGTACGGCGTGCCTGTGCGTCTATGGCATTCTGGCCGGCTGTCTGGGTGCCGTGACGGGGCAAATGCAGCCATTTTTGGCGCGCGCCGTATTTGGAAAATTTGGGTCGGTTCTCGTCTCGGTCTTCCTCATTGTCATGGGGAGCGGATGGTATTCATTTCAAGCGGTGTACACGGGACAATTATTGCAGGGACTTTTCCCGGTTTTGACCTCAACCATGATTATAGCCGTTGTTTTCACGCTGCTGATGGCCACCAACAATATCATCGGGTTTAAAGGCATCGGCGTGTTCGGCCGGCTTGTCGCACCCTTCGTACTGTTCATCGTCGTCTATTCACTTTGGGAGGCATTATCGACGACACCGGCGCATGTCCTGTGGGCGACGCCCAAAATTCCCGATACGACATCCATCGTCGCCACCGCGACCCTGATCGTCGGCGCGGGCGTCTATGGTAACGAGCCCGATGTCTGGCGATTCTCGCGCCGCGACTTCAAATCCGTCGGTCTCCCGATGGTCTTGTCCTATGTCGTCGGGCTGTTTCTCTTCCCGATCGCAGGCTGGGTGATGGCATTAACGTCGGTTGGGTCGAACCCTGCCCAGCAGGCCAATGTCATCGTGCACTATCTTTTTGGCTCGGTACCCTTTGCCGCCATCATCATTCTGGTTTCGCAATTCGTGCTAAATGATATGAACTTGTACGAATCCATCAACGCGATGACCAACGTCTTCAATATGAAGCGCTATTATTCCATCGCGATCCTGCTGGCTGGCGGCTGCGCGCTCTCGGCCTGGATGGCGACCGCCGCCAGCCAGACGGTGTTCTTCATCGTCGCCGGTATCGGCGCCTCAACCGTCCCAACGGCAACGACCCTGATGGCGATTGATGTCCTCCTGCTGCCGAAGCTGTTTGGGATCAAGAGAGACCTCTCCGTGGTCCGGCGCTGGCGCGATCTGAAATCAACCAATTGGATTGGGATAGTGTCTCTCATATTCGGCGTGGTGGTTTCGGTCGTACTTTCGATTCCGGGCAATGTCATCCCGAATTTTGGCCTGAGTGTCGGTATTGCACCGGTCGAGGGATGGGCGGCATCCGTGATATTGTATCTTGTCCTCATCCTGGCCATGCGCAGGACGGAAAGCTTTCACCAGATCCTAGGGTTGCTCGAAACCGGCGCCGTGGCGGCGGAGTAG
- a CDS encoding IS256 family transposase, whose amino-acid sequence MDAKKDTIIEALLEHLIENGAGDIATVFARTFELAMQIERERFLHASHYERNPDRQGYANGYKPKRIDTPAGSITVDVPKTAGHVGEPFYPQSLERGRRSVRAVMVAVAEMYIKGVSTRDVEAVMREFGIESLSSAQVSRASKLLDDELAAWRTRPLAEIRYLILDARYEKMRDNGVVRDAAVLSAIGIGPDERRRVLGVSVALSEAEVHWRAFLESLHQRGLRGVEFIVSDDHAGLHAARRAVFGAAHWQRCQFHLAQNAIHHAPNHAIRKRIGAELRTVWNANSLAAAQIALTTLVNAYRDTAPKLADWLERNIPEGLTVFTLPEPHQRRLRTSNPMERGIQQELKRRTTKIRVFPNEASLERLVSAVLVEIDEKWAADTKGYIKWDYQDA is encoded by the coding sequence ATGGACGCCAAAAAGGATACGATTATCGAGGCACTTTTGGAACATCTGATCGAAAACGGCGCAGGCGATATCGCCACGGTATTTGCCAGGACCTTCGAACTCGCCATGCAGATCGAGCGCGAACGCTTCCTCCACGCCAGTCACTACGAGCGCAACCCCGATCGTCAGGGTTACGCCAATGGCTACAAGCCCAAGCGGATCGATACCCCGGCCGGGTCGATCACCGTCGATGTCCCCAAAACCGCCGGTCACGTGGGCGAACCCTTCTACCCACAGTCCCTCGAACGCGGCCGACGCTCGGTCCGCGCCGTCATGGTCGCCGTCGCCGAAATGTACATCAAAGGCGTCTCCACCCGCGACGTCGAGGCCGTCATGCGCGAATTCGGCATCGAAAGCCTCTCCTCCGCTCAGGTCAGCCGCGCCAGCAAGCTGCTCGATGACGAACTCGCCGCCTGGCGCACCCGACCCCTCGCCGAGATCCGCTACCTCATCCTCGACGCCAGATATGAAAAAATGCGCGATAATGGCGTCGTCCGCGATGCCGCCGTGCTCTCGGCCATCGGCATCGGACCCGATGAACGCCGCCGTGTCCTCGGCGTCTCGGTCGCCCTTTCCGAGGCCGAAGTCCATTGGCGTGCCTTCCTCGAAAGCCTCCATCAGCGTGGCCTGCGAGGCGTCGAATTCATCGTCTCCGATGACCATGCCGGATTGCACGCCGCACGCCGCGCCGTCTTCGGCGCCGCACACTGGCAACGATGCCAGTTCCACCTCGCCCAAAACGCCATCCACCACGCCCCCAACCACGCCATCCGCAAACGCATCGGCGCAGAACTCCGGACCGTCTGGAACGCAAATTCCCTCGCCGCTGCCCAGATCGCTCTCACAACCCTCGTCAATGCCTATCGCGACACCGCACCAAAGCTCGCCGATTGGCTCGAACGAAATATCCCCGAAGGCCTCACCGTCTTCACACTGCCAGAACCCCACCAGCGCCGGCTTCGCACTTCCAACCCCATGGAACGCGGCATCCAGCAGGAACTCAAACGCCGCACCACCAAAATCAGGGTCTTCCCCAACGAAGCCTCCCTCGAACGCCTCGTCAGCGCCGTCCTCGTCGAAATCGATGAAAAATGGGCCGCCGACACCAAGGGCTACATCAAGTGGGACTACCAGGATGCCTGA
- a CDS encoding M24 family metallopeptidase — protein MPNELTAINGLARLKQIENGEKITPTFSAEEMERRLAALRLHMAHAGIDAAIFTSYHNINYFADFLYCYFGRSFALVVTQDRHITISANIDGGQPWRRVNGENIVYTDWRRDNYAHAVKTALMRAGVTKGRLGLEFDHLSLDRAAEFKTALPEFDQVDIARPAMRQRMVKSPAEIAMIREGARIADIGGAACVEALRDDVPEYEVALHATGQMVREIARRFPHAELMDTWTWFQSGINTDGAHNPVTSRRVKRGDILSLNCFPMIAGYYTALERTLFLGHASDAHLKIWQINCEVHKRGLELIRPGARCSEIALELNEIYRAHGVLEYRTFGYGHSFGVLSHYYGREAGLELREDVETVLEPGMVVSMEPMLMLPEGLPGAGGYREHDILVLTEDGAENITRFPFGPEHNIVGAP, from the coding sequence ATGCCGAACGAGCTTACAGCCATCAACGGGCTTGCGCGCCTCAAGCAGATCGAGAACGGGGAAAAAATCACGCCGACATTTTCGGCGGAAGAGATGGAACGCCGGCTGGCCGCTTTGCGCCTCCATATGGCCCATGCCGGAATCGATGCCGCCATCTTCACCTCGTATCACAACATCAATTACTTCGCGGATTTCCTCTATTGCTATTTCGGCCGGTCCTTCGCGTTGGTGGTGACCCAGGACAGGCACATCACCATTTCCGCCAATATCGATGGCGGCCAGCCATGGCGGCGCGTGAATGGCGAAAACATCGTCTACACGGACTGGCGGCGCGATAATTATGCGCACGCGGTAAAAACCGCGCTGATGCGCGCAGGCGTGACCAAGGGACGGCTCGGCCTGGAATTCGACCATTTGAGCCTGGATCGCGCCGCGGAATTCAAAACGGCATTGCCGGAATTTGACCAGGTGGACATCGCCCGGCCGGCAATGCGCCAGCGCATGGTCAAATCCCCGGCGGAAATCGCGATGATCCGGGAGGGCGCGCGCATCGCCGATATCGGCGGGGCCGCCTGCGTCGAGGCGCTGCGCGACGATGTGCCGGAATATGAGGTCGCCCTGCATGCCACGGGGCAAATGGTGCGCGAAATCGCGCGCCGTTTTCCGCATGCCGAGCTCATGGATACCTGGACGTGGTTTCAGTCCGGCATCAACACCGACGGCGCGCATAACCCGGTCACTTCCCGGCGGGTGAAGCGTGGCGATATACTCTCGCTCAATTGCTTCCCGATGATCGCCGGCTACTATACGGCGCTAGAGCGCACGCTGTTCCTGGGGCACGCTTCCGATGCACATCTGAAAATCTGGCAGATTAATTGCGAAGTCCACAAGCGAGGTCTTGAGTTGATTCGCCCTGGCGCACGCTGCAGCGAGATCGCGTTGGAACTTAACGAAATCTATCGCGCGCATGGTGTGCTGGAGTATCGCACCTTCGGTTATGGCCACAGCTTTGGCGTGCTCAGCCACTACTATGGCCGCGAAGCGGGGTTGGAGCTGCGGGAGGATGTAGAGACCGTGCTGGAGCCCGGCATGGTAGTCTCCATGGAGCCGATGCTGATGTTGCCGGAAGGCTTGCCCGGAGCCGGCGGATACCGGGAGCACGACATTTTGGTTCTGACCGAAGACGGCGCCGAAAACATCACGCGCTTTCCGTTCGGGCCCGAGCACAACATCGTGGGCGCCCCCTGA
- a CDS encoding LysR family transcriptional regulator — protein sequence MINVPTNLLRALVMVVDLKGFTRAGEELGRTQPTISLQIKKLQELIGITLLERDSGVAQLTEAGEVCAAYARRILALHDEMMNRLTAQGAGNRLRVGVPNDYADHFLPRFLSLVDAEGLDIRFEVVCDISQNLLRDLREGTLDLVVAMTEQLMSGAMAAWPEQLSWAGAPGRPSPAGEAPDRPFALVAAPEGCMYRRMMLAVLERDGRRADVVYTTASLTGIEAAVRGGFGVTAMATRLVPPGLVVLDDLPPLPNSQVGIYLNPRAQGRQVRRLAALLAEVMAGPEAEAAA from the coding sequence ATGATCAACGTCCCGACGAATCTGCTGCGCGCCCTGGTGATGGTGGTTGACCTCAAAGGCTTCACCAGGGCCGGCGAGGAGCTCGGCCGGACGCAGCCGACGATCAGCCTGCAGATCAAGAAACTTCAGGAATTGATCGGCATTACGCTGTTGGAGCGCGATTCGGGCGTGGCACAGCTGACAGAAGCGGGCGAGGTTTGTGCCGCCTATGCGCGCCGGATTCTGGCGCTGCACGATGAGATGATGAATCGCCTGACGGCGCAGGGTGCGGGGAACCGCCTGCGTGTGGGCGTGCCGAATGATTATGCGGACCATTTTCTGCCCAGGTTCCTCAGCCTGGTCGATGCGGAGGGGCTGGATATCCGCTTCGAGGTGGTTTGCGATATTTCACAGAACCTCCTGCGTGATTTGCGCGAGGGGACGCTGGACCTCGTGGTCGCCATGACCGAGCAGTTGATGAGCGGTGCCATGGCGGCCTGGCCAGAGCAATTGAGCTGGGCCGGCGCGCCGGGCCGCCCGTCGCCCGCCGGCGAAGCCCCGGATCGGCCGTTTGCGCTGGTGGCGGCGCCTGAAGGCTGCATGTACCGCCGGATGATGTTGGCTGTGCTGGAACGCGACGGGCGTCGCGCGGATGTTGTTTACACAACCGCCAGCCTGACGGGGATCGAAGCGGCCGTGCGCGGCGGGTTTGGCGTGACCGCGATGGCCACGCGCCTGGTGCCGCCGGGGCTGGTTGTGCTGGATGATTTGCCGCCACTGCCCAATTCTCAGGTGGGGATTTACCTGAATCCCCGGGCGCAGGGCCGGCAGGTGCGCCGGTTGGCGGCGCTGCTGGCCGAGGTTATGGCCGGTCCCGAGGCCGAGGCCGCTGCCTGA
- the solA gene encoding N-methyl-L-tryptophan oxidase, whose product MEYDVIVAGLGGMGSAAAWQLARRGQRVLGLEQYNIPHPYGSSHGVSRIIRLPYYEHPSYVPLVQRAFALWREAEMASGRVLMVTTGSIDASPEDDPLFQGALNSAILHNLPHEVLSGAEVNERFPGYRLPAGHRAVFQPQGGLIASERAIVAHAELAMAHGAELHAREKLLHWEVHPGGEGVEVVTKKGRYRAARLVLTAGAWMGELATKLARVAVPERQVLAWLQPHRPDYFGPDKFPVFNLQVEEGRYYGLPIYDVPGFKFGRYHHQNETGAADTVAREPDEADETLLRAFSERYFPDGSGATMALRSCMFTNTPDEHFILDHHPDHAQVVLASPCSGHGFKFCSVIGEIIADLATGDGTTAHDIEFLRFGRLSK is encoded by the coding sequence ATGGAATACGACGTTATTGTCGCCGGTCTGGGCGGCATGGGCAGTGCAGCTGCGTGGCAATTGGCGCGGCGCGGGCAGCGCGTGCTCGGACTGGAGCAGTATAACATTCCGCATCCCTATGGCTCCTCGCATGGCGTGAGCCGCATCATCCGGCTGCCTTATTACGAACATCCTTCCTATGTGCCGCTGGTGCAGCGCGCCTTCGCCTTGTGGCGGGAGGCCGAGATGGCGAGCGGACGGGTTTTGATGGTGACGACCGGATCGATCGATGCCAGCCCAGAGGATGATCCGCTGTTCCAGGGCGCGCTGAACTCGGCCATTTTGCACAATCTGCCACATGAGGTGCTGAGCGGCGCCGAGGTGAATGAGCGATTTCCGGGTTACCGCCTGCCCGCCGGCCATCGCGCGGTCTTCCAGCCGCAGGGCGGGCTGATCGCCAGCGAACGCGCCATCGTCGCGCATGCCGAGCTTGCCATGGCGCATGGCGCTGAACTGCATGCGCGCGAAAAACTGCTGCATTGGGAGGTGCATCCGGGCGGTGAGGGCGTCGAGGTGGTGACGAAGAAGGGCCGCTATCGCGCGGCGCGGCTGGTGCTAACGGCCGGCGCCTGGATGGGGGAACTGGCCACGAAGCTGGCGCGGGTCGCGGTCCCGGAACGCCAGGTGCTGGCCTGGCTGCAGCCGCATCGGCCGGACTATTTCGGACCGGACAAATTTCCCGTGTTCAACCTGCAGGTCGAGGAAGGGCGGTATTATGGCTTGCCCATCTATGATGTCCCGGGCTTCAAATTCGGCCGGTATCACCACCAGAACGAGACCGGCGCCGCGGATACGGTGGCGCGCGAGCCCGATGAGGCGGACGAAACGCTGCTGCGCGCCTTCAGCGAACGCTATTTCCCCGACGGCAGCGGGGCCACCATGGCGCTGCGGAGCTGTATGTTCACCAACACGCCGGACGAACATTTCATCCTGGACCATCATCCCGATCACGCCCAGGTGGTGCTGGCCTCGCCATGCTCCGGGCATGGTTTCAAGTTTTGCAGCGTGATCGGCGAGATCATCGCCGACCTGGCCACCGGGGACGGCACAACGGCGCATGACATAGAGTTTTTGAGGTTTGGTCGACTTAGCAAATAG
- a CDS encoding GlxA family transcriptional regulator, with product MTEDIGRQQLFVALLPLPNFTLIAFSAFLDTIRLAADEGDHSQPVRCKWTVLAPELKPVRASCGIEIMPWETLRAPERFDYLVVAGGLLPPAGQALLPTRTRDFIRECVTKGVGVIGICTGSMALVEAGVVPQGSPCCVSWYHHADLVERFPDVDPVADRLWVATGRVITCAGGLASSDLAAHLVKRHLGGAVAQKASHIMLRDGYRPANAAQPQPSNIRPVADPRVRRAILLIEQNLSAPLRVDELAATLAMSRRQMERLFRQAIGASIQVFARDMRLSYAVWLMAERRAEQSGRIDEVALQCGFADVRHFSRQFRKAFGISPSTARQKTPAELHAMLESWWPYGTEGQFPSLRRPPP from the coding sequence ATGACCGAAGATATCGGGCGACAACAGTTATTCGTTGCCTTGTTACCCCTACCGAATTTCACCCTGATCGCATTTTCGGCGTTCCTGGATACAATCAGGCTTGCCGCGGACGAAGGCGATCATTCCCAGCCGGTGCGCTGCAAATGGACGGTGTTGGCGCCTGAACTGAAGCCTGTGCGCGCGAGCTGCGGTATCGAGATAATGCCCTGGGAGACGCTTAGGGCGCCGGAACGGTTCGATTACTTGGTTGTCGCTGGTGGCCTGCTGCCTCCTGCGGGGCAAGCTCTGCTGCCGACGCGGACACGCGATTTTATACGGGAATGCGTTACAAAAGGCGTCGGCGTCATTGGCATCTGCACGGGGAGCATGGCACTGGTGGAAGCCGGCGTGGTACCTCAAGGCAGCCCGTGCTGCGTTTCGTGGTATCACCATGCAGACTTGGTGGAACGGTTTCCAGATGTTGATCCGGTCGCAGACCGGCTTTGGGTGGCGACAGGCCGCGTGATAACATGCGCGGGCGGTCTCGCTTCGTCGGATTTGGCGGCGCATCTGGTAAAACGGCATCTGGGCGGGGCGGTGGCGCAGAAGGCCTCGCATATCATGCTGCGGGACGGCTACCGCCCGGCCAACGCGGCGCAACCGCAGCCCTCGAATATCAGGCCAGTCGCTGATCCGCGGGTGCGGCGTGCGATCCTGCTGATCGAGCAAAACCTCTCAGCGCCACTGCGCGTCGATGAACTCGCCGCGACGCTTGCGATGTCGCGACGGCAAATGGAGCGCCTGTTCCGCCAGGCCATCGGCGCCAGCATCCAGGTTTTTGCGCGCGACATGCGGCTTTCATACGCCGTCTGGCTGATGGCCGAGAGAAGGGCGGAACAAAGTGGCCGCATAGACGAAGTCGCTTTGCAATGCGGCTTTGCCGACGTGCGGCATTTCAGCCGGCAGTTTCGCAAGGCGTTCGGTATTTCTCCGTCTACGGCACGGCAAAAAACACCGGCGGAGCTGCACGCCATGCTTGAAAGCTGGTGGCCTTATGGCACCGAAGGCCAATTTCCCTCCCTTCGGCGGCCGCCACCATAA
- the tnpC gene encoding IS66 family transposase → MSLHVAATKHCYLAIRCDCGHETIARPATGLCSHVEGRRRDLLMSERCLVGPMLATFIAALSLRFRLSRVKIAEFLADWLGVELGIATIERCIHEFGLASEPVVEQLIEDVRAADIVHLDETPWYQKASLLWLWVAVTATTIVYRIGSRKHCELAALIGEAFLGWLVTDGYGAYRDHPRRQRCLAHLIRKARALAEGHYGAGSGFGSDLVRDLRRLIERVHDGDDPAAIKRLTASIKWNCQCNRHEIDAKVRGLAGEILNDWDAVVAFVADRDLPPTNNDAERALRHAVISRRISFGTRSDEGSRFYAAALSVIDTCRKRGTDPWAYACALITAARANNLLPTIPAQVAV, encoded by the coding sequence ATGAGCCTTCATGTCGCAGCCACGAAACATTGCTATCTGGCGATACGCTGCGACTGTGGCCACGAGACCATCGCACGCCCCGCAACCGGACTGTGCTCACATGTCGAGGGGCGCCGGCGCGACCTGCTGATGAGCGAGCGCTGCCTGGTTGGCCCGATGCTCGCCACCTTCATCGCGGCGCTGTCGCTGCGTTTCCGCCTCTCGCGCGTCAAGATCGCTGAATTCCTGGCTGACTGGCTGGGCGTTGAGCTCGGGATTGCCACCATCGAACGCTGCATTCACGAATTCGGTCTGGCGAGCGAACCCGTGGTCGAGCAATTGATCGAAGATGTGCGTGCGGCTGACATCGTCCATCTCGACGAAACCCCGTGGTATCAAAAGGCAAGTCTGCTGTGGCTCTGGGTTGCGGTGACGGCAACCACGATCGTCTATCGGATCGGCAGCCGCAAGCACTGCGAATTGGCCGCGCTGATCGGCGAGGCCTTTCTGGGTTGGCTCGTCACCGACGGTTACGGTGCCTATCGCGATCATCCACGCCGCCAGAGATGTCTGGCGCACCTGATCCGTAAGGCCCGCGCGCTGGCAGAGGGGCATTACGGCGCGGGATCAGGCTTCGGCAGCGATCTGGTCCGCGATCTGCGCCGCCTGATCGAGCGCGTGCATGACGGCGACGACCCCGCCGCCATCAAGCGCCTGACCGCGAGCATCAAATGGAACTGTCAATGCAATCGCCATGAGATCGATGCGAAAGTTCGCGGGCTGGCAGGTGAAATCCTCAATGACTGGGACGCAGTGGTCGCCTTCGTCGCCGATCGGGATTTACCGCCCACCAACAATGATGCCGAACGTGCGCTCCGCCACGCGGTGATCTCGAGGCGCATCAGCTTTGGCACGCGATCCGATGAAGGGAGCCGGTTCTATGCCGCCGCGCTCAGCGTCATTGACACCTGCCGCAAGCGTGGCACTGATCCATGGGCCTATGCCTGCGCCCTCATCACCGCCGCACGAGCTAACAATCTGCTGCCCACAATCCCTGCCCAGGTAGCGGTCTGA